The Streptomyces sp. NBC_00691 genome has a segment encoding these proteins:
- a CDS encoding lysophospholipid acyltransferase family protein: MKFSLGGSLKLAFRPWVEGLENIPAEGPAILASNHLSFSDSFFLPAVLDRKVTFIAKAEYFTSPGVKGKLTAAFFKGVGQLPVDRSGARGAGEAAIKAGIQVIENGGLFGIYPEGTRSPDGRLYRGKPGGLARVALATGAPVIPVAMIDTEKIQPPGKVVPKLMRPGIRIGKPLDFTRYQGMEGDRFILRSVTDEVMYEIMKLSGQEYVDIYATAAKRQIADAEKAAKEAVKAEIAAREESGA, from the coding sequence ATGAAGTTCTCCCTCGGAGGGTCCCTGAAGCTTGCCTTCCGGCCCTGGGTGGAGGGTCTGGAGAACATTCCCGCCGAGGGGCCCGCGATCCTGGCGAGCAATCACCTGTCGTTCTCCGACTCCTTCTTCCTGCCCGCCGTGCTCGACCGCAAGGTCACCTTCATCGCCAAGGCGGAGTACTTCACCTCGCCGGGTGTGAAGGGCAAGCTCACGGCCGCCTTCTTCAAGGGCGTCGGTCAGCTTCCGGTGGACCGTTCGGGTGCGCGCGGCGCGGGCGAGGCGGCGATCAAGGCCGGTATCCAGGTCATCGAGAACGGCGGGCTCTTCGGCATCTACCCCGAGGGCACCCGCTCGCCCGACGGCCGTCTCTACCGCGGCAAGCCCGGCGGCCTCGCGCGCGTGGCCCTGGCCACCGGTGCGCCGGTGATCCCGGTCGCCATGATCGACACCGAGAAGATCCAGCCGCCCGGCAAGGTCGTCCCCAAGCTGATGCGCCCGGGGATCCGGATCGGAAAGCCGCTGGACTTCACCCGCTACCAGGGCATGGAGGGGGACCGCTTCATCCTCCGCTCGGTGACCGACGAGGTCATGTACGAGATCATGAAGCTGTCCGGCCAGGAGTACGTCGACATCTACGCGACCGCCGCCAAGCGGCAGATCGCGGACGCGGAGAAGGCGGCCAAGGAGGCCGTGAAGGCCGAGATCGCCGCTCGGGAAGAGTCCGGCGCGTAG
- a CDS encoding 2-hydroxyacid dehydrogenase, whose amino-acid sequence MEILAFGVQADEKPLIEKAFAGHHDVRCLGVFLTEDTAPIAAGYEIISTSVNASLDHRVLQTLAAGGTQMIAQRSTGFNNIDLEVAERLGLTVARVSYYSPYSVAEFAWTLAMAVNRRIVRASNRTRDFDFRLDGLMGRDLRGRTVGVLGTGKIGEAFTRIAHGFGMNLLGWDVAENAACTDLGMRYVEKERLLAEADLISLHVPLLPSTQHLIDAAALRSMKDDAILVNSSRGGLVDTEALVAELRAGRFAGVGLDVYEAEAGLFFLDKSLEVVEDDTLARLVTFPNVVVTSHQAYYTEDAVGQIIDTTVQNVLDYTAGRRGVNVLVPRTPTPAV is encoded by the coding sequence GTGGAAATCCTGGCATTCGGCGTGCAGGCGGACGAGAAGCCCCTCATCGAGAAGGCTTTCGCGGGGCACCACGACGTCCGCTGTCTCGGCGTCTTCCTCACCGAGGACACCGCGCCCATCGCCGCCGGCTACGAGATCATCTCCACCAGCGTCAACGCCAGCCTGGACCACCGCGTCCTGCAGACCCTCGCCGCCGGCGGGACGCAGATGATCGCCCAGCGGTCCACGGGCTTCAACAACATCGACCTGGAGGTCGCGGAGCGCCTCGGCCTCACCGTCGCCCGTGTCTCGTACTACTCGCCGTACTCCGTCGCCGAGTTCGCCTGGACCCTCGCCATGGCCGTGAACCGCCGGATCGTCCGCGCCTCCAACCGGACCCGCGACTTCGACTTCCGGCTCGACGGACTGATGGGCCGTGACCTGCGGGGCCGTACCGTCGGCGTCCTCGGCACCGGCAAGATCGGCGAGGCCTTCACCCGGATCGCGCACGGCTTCGGCATGAACCTCCTCGGCTGGGACGTCGCCGAGAACGCCGCCTGTACCGACCTCGGCATGAGGTACGTCGAGAAGGAACGCCTCCTCGCCGAGGCCGACCTCATCAGCCTCCACGTGCCGCTGCTCCCGTCCACCCAGCACCTCATCGACGCCGCCGCCCTCCGGTCGATGAAGGACGACGCCATCCTGGTGAACTCCAGCCGCGGCGGACTCGTCGACACCGAGGCGCTCGTCGCGGAACTCCGGGCCGGCCGTTTCGCGGGCGTGGGCCTCGACGTGTACGAGGCGGAGGCCGGGCTCTTCTTCCTCGACAAGTCCCTGGAGGTCGTCGAGGACGACACCCTGGCCCGTCTGGTGACCTTCCCGAACGTGGTGGTCACCTCGCACCAGGCGTACTACACCGAGGACGCCGTCGGCCAGATCATCGACACCACCGTCCAGAACGTCCTCGACTACACCGCCGGCCGGCGCGGCGTGAACGTCCTCGTCCCCCGCACCCCGACGCCGGCCGTGTGA
- the macS gene encoding MacS family sensor histidine kinase — MAKRERVVRMSVEQPLWRALTGYRVLTMIYAVLLFAFGRDRYERPWIAVAFLAVMCVWTLATLPKVANAASCTKRFLGADLAVALVGILLTPLADAHAQSIEGPTLPSIWTAGSVLAYAIKGGWRWAGAASSLVAVANIVERGHPSRDTLHNVLLVWVASIAIGYVVEVARASERTLARALEIEAATRERERLARDIHDSVLQVLAMVQRRGTALGGEAADLGRMAGEQEVALRTLVAGGLIRPSLVSEDESEGAVVRVVEVEEDHDGGSSVDLRLLLAPRAGAKVTLSEPGAPVLLEPPAARELAAAVGAALDNVRVHAGDEAQAWILVEDWPDEVIVTVRDDGPGIPEGRLAQAEGEGRMGVALSIRGRLRDLGGTAELISVPGQGTEVELKVPRGKAGQGR, encoded by the coding sequence ATGGCCAAGCGCGAGCGGGTCGTGCGCATGTCGGTCGAGCAGCCGTTGTGGCGGGCGCTGACCGGCTACCGCGTCCTGACCATGATCTACGCGGTCCTGCTGTTCGCCTTCGGCCGTGACCGGTACGAGCGGCCCTGGATCGCCGTCGCCTTCCTGGCGGTGATGTGCGTCTGGACCCTCGCGACCCTGCCCAAGGTGGCGAACGCGGCCAGCTGCACCAAGCGCTTCCTCGGCGCCGACCTCGCCGTCGCCCTCGTCGGCATCCTCCTCACCCCGCTCGCCGACGCCCACGCCCAGTCCATCGAGGGCCCCACCCTGCCCTCGATATGGACCGCCGGATCCGTCCTCGCGTACGCGATCAAGGGCGGCTGGCGCTGGGCCGGCGCCGCCTCCTCCCTCGTCGCCGTCGCCAACATCGTCGAACGCGGCCACCCCAGCCGGGACACCCTCCACAACGTCCTCCTCGTCTGGGTGGCCTCCATCGCCATCGGATACGTCGTCGAGGTCGCCCGCGCCTCCGAACGCACCCTCGCCCGTGCCCTGGAGATCGAGGCCGCGACCCGCGAGCGGGAGCGGCTCGCCCGCGACATCCACGACAGCGTCCTCCAGGTCCTCGCGATGGTGCAGCGGCGCGGTACCGCCCTCGGCGGCGAGGCCGCCGACCTCGGGCGGATGGCGGGGGAGCAGGAGGTGGCCCTCCGGACCCTCGTGGCCGGCGGTCTCATCCGCCCCAGCCTGGTCTCCGAGGACGAGTCCGAGGGCGCCGTCGTCCGGGTCGTCGAGGTGGAGGAGGACCACGACGGCGGCTCGTCCGTGGACCTGAGGCTGCTGCTCGCCCCGCGCGCCGGGGCGAAGGTCACCCTCTCCGAGCCGGGCGCGCCGGTGCTCCTCGAACCGCCCGCCGCCCGTGAGCTGGCCGCCGCCGTCGGCGCCGCCCTGGACAATGTGCGGGTGCACGCGGGGGACGAGGCTCAGGCCTGGATCCTCGTCGAGGACTGGCCCGACGAGGTGATCGTCACCGTCCGGGACGACGGCCCCGGCATCCCGGAGGGCCGCCTCGCGCAGGCGGAGGGCGAGGGCCGGATGGGCGTCGCCCTCTCCATCAGGGGGAGACTGCGGGATCTGGGCGGCACGGCCGAGCTGATCTCGGTCCCCGGCCAGGGCACGGAAGTCGAGTTGAAGGTTCCACGGGGGAAGGCGGGACAAGGAAGATGA
- a CDS encoding response regulator transcription factor yields MSEQQRIKVMVVDDHPMWRDAVARDLAEAGLDVVATAGDGEQAVRRALAVLPDVLVLDLNLPVKPGVQVCKELVGGRPGLRVLVLSASGEHADVLEAVKSGATGYLLKSASTEELIDAVRRTAVGDPVFTPGLAGLVLGEYRRLATEPAPAAGADEPKAPQLTERETEVLRLVAKGLSYKQIAERLVISHRTVQNHVQNTLGKLQLHNRVELVRYAIERGLDDA; encoded by the coding sequence ATGAGCGAGCAGCAGCGGATCAAGGTGATGGTCGTCGACGACCATCCGATGTGGCGGGACGCGGTCGCCCGCGATCTGGCCGAAGCGGGCCTGGACGTGGTCGCCACGGCCGGCGACGGCGAGCAGGCGGTGCGCCGTGCCCTCGCGGTCCTGCCCGACGTCCTCGTCCTGGACCTGAACCTGCCGGTGAAGCCGGGCGTCCAGGTCTGCAAGGAGCTCGTCGGCGGCCGGCCGGGGCTGCGGGTCCTGGTCCTCTCGGCCAGCGGCGAGCACGCCGACGTCCTGGAGGCGGTCAAGTCCGGCGCCACCGGCTATCTCCTCAAGTCGGCGAGCACGGAGGAGCTGATCGACGCCGTGCGGCGGACGGCGGTCGGCGACCCCGTCTTCACCCCCGGCCTCGCCGGGCTGGTCCTCGGCGAGTACCGCAGGCTCGCGACCGAGCCCGCCCCGGCGGCCGGCGCCGACGAGCCGAAGGCCCCGCAGCTGACCGAGCGCGAGACGGAGGTCCTGCGGCTCGTCGCCAAGGGCCTCAGCTACAAGCAGATCGCCGAGCGTCTGGTGATCTCGCACCGCACGGTCCAGAACCACGTCCAGAACACCCTCGGCAAGCTCCAGCTGCACAACCGGGTGGAACTCGTCCGGTACGCCATCGAGCGCGGCCTCGACGACGCCTGA
- a CDS encoding alpha/beta hydrolase yields MPVLPGAEPYRHDGGEVGVLLCHGFTGSPQSLRPWAEYLAARGLTVSLPLLPGHGTRWQDMQLTTWQDWYAEVDRALGELLERCATVFVFGLSMGGALTLRLAARHGDAVKGIVLVNPGNKVHGLAAYALPVARHLVPSTKGIASDIAKEGVTEVGYDRVPLHAAHSLRRFFQTVDAELPQVTQPVVLLHSPQDHVVPPVDSARILSRISSTDVREILLEQSYHVATLDHDAERIFDESLAFVERLAPGLVDEQGSRSGG; encoded by the coding sequence GTGCCGGTCCTTCCCGGAGCCGAGCCGTACCGCCATGACGGCGGAGAGGTCGGCGTCCTTCTCTGTCACGGATTCACCGGTTCCCCGCAGTCGCTGCGTCCGTGGGCCGAGTATCTGGCCGCGCGCGGTCTGACGGTGTCGCTGCCGCTGCTGCCCGGCCACGGCACCCGCTGGCAGGACATGCAGCTGACCACCTGGCAGGACTGGTACGCCGAGGTCGACCGGGCGCTGGGCGAGCTCCTGGAGCGGTGCGCGACCGTCTTCGTCTTCGGCCTCTCCATGGGCGGGGCGCTGACCCTGCGGCTCGCGGCGCGGCACGGGGACGCCGTGAAGGGCATCGTCCTGGTCAACCCGGGCAACAAGGTGCACGGACTGGCGGCGTACGCGCTGCCGGTCGCCCGTCATCTGGTCCCCTCGACCAAGGGCATCGCCAGCGACATCGCCAAGGAGGGCGTGACCGAGGTCGGCTACGACCGGGTGCCGCTGCACGCGGCGCACTCCCTGCGCCGCTTCTTCCAGACGGTTGACGCGGAGCTTCCGCAGGTCACGCAGCCGGTGGTGCTGCTCCACAGCCCGCAGGACCATGTCGTGCCGCCCGTCGACTCGGCCCGGATCCTCTCCCGGATCTCCTCGACGGACGTCCGGGAGATCCTGCTGGAACAGAGCTACCACGTGGCGACGTTGGACCATGACGCGGAGCGGATCTTCGACGAGAGCCTGGCCTTCGTCGAGCGTCTCGCGCCGGGTCTGGTCGACGAACAGGGGAGCAGGAGCGGTGGCTGA